The Methanocella arvoryzae MRE50 genome includes a region encoding these proteins:
- a CDS encoding amino acid ABC transporter ATP-binding protein, with translation MVELQDLHKQFGELEVLKGINMQVKKGEVVVILGPSGSGKSTILRCINRLEEPTSGKIFVEGIEVTDRRTDLNKIRQRVGMVFQQFNLFPHMTALQNVTLAPIKVQKKSKAEAETLGKELLKKVGLEQKINSYPMQLSGGQQQRVAIARALAMKPDVMLFDEVTSALDPELVKEVLDVMRNLAMDGMTMMVVTHEMNFAREVGDRVVLMDGGVIVEENTPDQFFTNPRHERTKKFLNMIKN, from the coding sequence ATGGTAGAGCTGCAGGACCTCCACAAGCAGTTCGGAGAACTGGAAGTCCTGAAAGGGATCAATATGCAGGTGAAGAAAGGCGAAGTGGTGGTCATCCTGGGCCCCAGCGGCTCAGGCAAGAGCACCATCCTGCGGTGCATCAACCGGCTCGAGGAGCCCACCTCAGGCAAAATCTTCGTGGAAGGCATTGAGGTCACCGACAGGAGGACAGATCTCAACAAGATCAGGCAGCGCGTCGGCATGGTCTTCCAGCAGTTCAACCTGTTCCCCCACATGACCGCCCTGCAGAACGTCACTCTCGCCCCCATCAAGGTGCAGAAGAAGTCGAAAGCAGAGGCAGAAACGCTGGGTAAAGAACTCCTGAAGAAGGTGGGCCTGGAGCAAAAGATTAACAGCTATCCCATGCAGCTCTCCGGCGGCCAGCAGCAGAGAGTTGCTATCGCCCGCGCCCTCGCCATGAAGCCGGACGTCATGCTGTTCGACGAAGTCACCTCGGCACTCGATCCCGAGTTAGTGAAAGAAGTGCTGGACGTCATGCGCAACCTCGCCATGGATGGCATGACCATGATGGTGGTCACCCACGAGATGAACTTCGCAAGGGAAGTAGGCGACCGCGTCGTCCTGATGGATGGCGGTGTCATCGTCGAGGAGAACACCCCCGACCAGTTCTTCACCAACCCCCGGCACGAGAGGACCAAGAAGTTCCTCAACATGATCAAGAACTGA
- a CDS encoding ABC transporter permease subunit (The N-terminal region of this protein, as described by TIGR01726, is a three transmembrane segment that identifies a subfamily of ABC transporter permease subunits, which specificities that include histidine, arginine, glutamine, glutamate, L-cystine (sic), the opines (in Agrobacterium) octopine and nopaline, etc.), whose protein sequence is MNKGYRSLWLIGILTLLTCLAFAAPASAQSTNAIVVVNDDLFSPVQGASVYIDETYMGLTNYDGSIKVSNFTPGMHKITAKKEGLQDRVREYNLQSGVTVQLQMKRVTTSISPDIVTFIIREDSASKSIVAGASIYIDNQLAGTTDTRDGKLQIELTEGIHEISVHKSGMMVNTSTIDVKHGQTYMIALTPGKTFSIFDGELFIYSLEKEVTKGLVTTLELSIIAMAIGLVIGLIMGLGRTSTNILFRGIASIYVEGIRGLPLLLQLLFVNFGLPFLIQDLTGGSFNIDGFTACIVALSMNSGAYMAEIFKAGIEAIHKGQMEAARSLGMSHYQAMTFIILPQAFKIVLPALGNEFIALIKDSSIGLVISVSEVLWWSKTVGAEHYNTFTPLLAAGLVYLCITIPLGRIVQYMEKKYNVNARKGNLPAKKKKTPQKEATV, encoded by the coding sequence GTGAATAAAGGGTATAGATCGTTGTGGTTAATCGGCATACTGACTCTGCTTACATGTCTGGCTTTTGCAGCTCCTGCCTCGGCCCAAAGTACGAACGCCATTGTGGTCGTAAACGACGACCTGTTTTCACCCGTCCAGGGAGCCTCTGTTTATATTGATGAAACTTATATGGGCCTGACCAATTATGACGGCTCGATCAAAGTAAGCAATTTTACCCCGGGCATGCACAAGATCACCGCAAAAAAGGAGGGTCTCCAGGACCGGGTCAGAGAGTACAACCTCCAGTCGGGCGTCACCGTCCAGCTACAGATGAAGAGGGTGACGACGAGCATTTCACCAGACATTGTCACATTCATTATCCGGGAAGACAGCGCATCTAAAAGCATCGTCGCCGGAGCATCGATCTACATAGATAATCAACTGGCGGGAACGACCGATACAAGGGATGGCAAGCTCCAGATAGAGCTGACAGAGGGCATCCACGAGATTAGCGTCCATAAAAGCGGCATGATGGTCAATACGTCGACTATTGACGTCAAGCACGGCCAGACGTACATGATCGCGCTGACGCCCGGAAAGACCTTCTCTATCTTCGACGGAGAACTATTCATCTATTCTTTAGAGAAAGAAGTCACCAAAGGCCTGGTTACAACCCTGGAGCTGTCGATAATTGCGATGGCGATAGGCCTCGTAATCGGCCTGATCATGGGCCTGGGAAGGACTTCTACTAACATCCTGTTCCGGGGCATCGCCTCGATCTACGTGGAAGGCATCAGAGGATTACCCCTCCTGCTCCAGCTGCTGTTCGTCAACTTCGGCCTGCCATTCCTGATCCAGGACCTGACCGGCGGGTCTTTCAACATCGACGGGTTCACGGCCTGTATCGTAGCCCTTTCCATGAACAGCGGCGCCTACATGGCAGAGATCTTCAAGGCCGGCATCGAAGCGATCCACAAGGGCCAGATGGAAGCCGCCAGGTCGCTGGGCATGTCCCACTACCAGGCGATGACCTTCATCATCCTCCCCCAGGCGTTCAAGATCGTCCTTCCGGCGCTGGGTAACGAGTTTATCGCCCTCATCAAGGACTCCTCAATCGGCCTGGTCATATCGGTCTCGGAAGTCCTGTGGTGGTCCAAGACGGTAGGAGCAGAGCACTACAACACCTTCACCCCGCTGCTCGCCGCCGGACTGGTGTACCTGTGCATCACCATACCCCTGGGCAGGATAGTCCAGTACATGGAAAAGAAGTATAACGTCAACGCCAGAAAAGGCAACCTGCCGGCCAAGAAGAAGAAAACACCCCAGAAGGAGGCAACCGTATGA
- a CDS encoding basic amino acid ABC transporter substrate-binding protein, with amino-acid sequence MKKLSAVSIIAIALMTVVLVVSGCTTPTATPAADVTPTPAANVTQNLTMTPGVLSVATEAHYPPFENINTTTGEFYGFDIDLMNEIGKELGLEVKYTDHAFDTIIPAVQAGKFDCAISAFTIRPDRQQSIDFTDWYYESAGQAIVTKPGSSIKNASDLVGKIVGAQAGTVGFDATKAIEGMPEENVKSYATMNEAFMALKKGEVEAVVGDYPVCEPYYRDTPGDYALAGPLSETEYFGIVVNKQNKQLTAAINEALANIKADGRYQTIYDRWFA; translated from the coding sequence ATGAAGAAATTATCCGCAGTATCGATTATTGCTATCGCTCTGATGACGGTCGTGCTCGTCGTCAGCGGTTGCACGACTCCGACCGCCACTCCGGCAGCCGACGTCACCCCGACTCCGGCCGCCAACGTTACCCAGAACCTGACTATGACCCCGGGTGTCCTGTCAGTCGCCACCGAAGCGCACTACCCGCCCTTCGAGAACATCAACACCACGACTGGCGAGTTCTACGGCTTTGACATCGACCTCATGAACGAGATCGGCAAGGAACTGGGCCTCGAGGTCAAGTACACTGACCACGCCTTCGACACCATCATCCCGGCCGTCCAGGCTGGCAAGTTTGACTGCGCCATCTCGGCGTTCACCATCAGGCCGGACAGGCAGCAGTCTATCGACTTCACTGACTGGTACTACGAGTCCGCAGGCCAGGCTATCGTCACCAAGCCCGGCAGCTCTATCAAGAACGCTTCTGACCTTGTCGGCAAGATTGTCGGCGCCCAGGCTGGCACTGTCGGCTTCGACGCAACCAAGGCCATCGAGGGCATGCCCGAAGAGAACGTCAAGTCCTACGCCACCATGAATGAGGCCTTCATGGCACTCAAGAAGGGCGAAGTCGAGGCAGTCGTCGGCGACTACCCCGTTTGCGAGCCCTACTACAGGGACACCCCGGGTGACTACGCGCTTGCAGGACCCCTCAGCGAGACCGAGTACTTCGGCATCGTGGTAAACAAGCAGAACAAGCAGCTCACTGCAGCCATCAACGAGGCCCTTGCCAACATAAAGGCAGACGGCAGGTACCAGACCATTTACGACAGATGGTTCGCATAA
- a CDS encoding MFS transporter: MTDSLDRIRLNIKLNYVYTALMNCTLDRAIWMLFLSLRGMSLLEIGLIESVYQLAMLLFGIPAGAISDILGRKTSLIIAAIARIAGYTLILFSHSFAGFALGFAVNALAMVLYSSASESFTYDTCKQTGQQVSYRQVYGNVLAVTFIAAAAGIAAGGFIANVSYDWVYYATIGILLCALIPALLFTETRKRADGSRRPRLRELLTRSVTLIAGNPVILYLLVISAAITVIDQTIYMYSQKYFEAMAIPVYFIGLILSADSIFAALGARYAHVLERFSNRDIVIIVPAVILAMYLLFAVVDSPVVVLFLWIATIFVVGFWPILSDLINKRVPSENRATVLSMKAQMNSIAVMIVFPIVGFIAERTSMSLAFIWLIVSIMPLIAYSVMKIRKVAF, translated from the coding sequence ATGACTGACTCTCTCGACAGGATCCGGCTGAACATCAAGCTCAACTACGTTTACACGGCGCTCATGAACTGCACACTGGACCGGGCAATCTGGATGCTTTTCCTGAGCTTAAGGGGCATGAGCCTGTTAGAGATCGGGCTGATAGAATCCGTTTATCAGCTGGCTATGCTGCTGTTCGGGATACCGGCAGGAGCCATCTCGGACATCCTCGGCCGGAAAACCAGCCTGATCATCGCAGCGATCGCAAGGATCGCCGGGTATACGCTCATCCTCTTCTCCCATAGCTTTGCAGGCTTTGCGCTCGGCTTCGCGGTGAACGCCCTGGCGATGGTCCTGTACAGCAGCGCCTCGGAGTCGTTCACCTACGACACGTGCAAGCAGACCGGACAGCAGGTGAGCTACAGGCAGGTGTACGGCAACGTCCTCGCCGTCACCTTCATCGCTGCGGCAGCAGGCATCGCCGCAGGCGGCTTCATAGCCAACGTCTCCTACGACTGGGTTTACTATGCCACGATTGGCATACTGCTCTGCGCACTGATACCTGCGCTGCTGTTCACAGAAACCCGCAAGCGCGCTGACGGCTCACGCAGGCCGAGGCTGAGAGAACTGCTGACCAGGTCGGTCACGCTGATCGCCGGCAATCCGGTGATCCTGTACCTGCTGGTCATATCGGCAGCCATTACGGTCATCGATCAGACCATCTACATGTACTCCCAGAAATACTTCGAGGCGATGGCAATCCCCGTCTACTTTATAGGCCTGATCCTGAGCGCCGATTCGATCTTCGCCGCACTGGGCGCCAGGTATGCCCACGTGCTGGAAAGATTCAGCAACCGGGATATCGTCATCATAGTACCGGCCGTCATCCTGGCCATGTACCTGCTCTTTGCCGTCGTAGATTCGCCTGTAGTAGTCCTGTTCCTCTGGATTGCCACGATCTTCGTCGTGGGGTTCTGGCCCATACTGAGCGATCTGATCAACAAAAGAGTGCCATCGGAGAACCGGGCGACGGTGCTCTCGATGAAGGCCCAGATGAACAGCATCGCCGTCATGATCGTCTTCCCAATCGTAGGCTTCATCGCCGAGCGGACCTCCATGTCCCTCGCCTTCATCTGGCTTATAGTATCCATAATGCCACTGATCGCTTACTCGGTGATGAAGATCAGAAAAGTAGCGTTTTAG
- a CDS encoding rhodanese-like domain-containing protein, with product MALRDDICSAMESYMMNAPSDWNTVTVEELKQELASNPKLFLLDVRERDEFASGHIPGAVNISVREIPQRVKELPREKDMKIVAYCASGIRSAYATMFLRVYGYSDVRSLVHGIREWVATGNQIVA from the coding sequence ATGGCCTTACGAGACGACATCTGTTCGGCGATGGAAAGCTACATGATGAACGCCCCCTCGGACTGGAACACGGTTACAGTAGAGGAGTTGAAGCAAGAGCTTGCATCGAACCCGAAACTTTTCCTGTTAGACGTCCGGGAAAGGGACGAGTTCGCTTCCGGCCACATCCCGGGTGCTGTTAATATATCTGTCAGAGAGATCCCCCAGCGCGTCAAAGAGCTGCCTCGCGAGAAGGACATGAAAATTGTTGCTTACTGCGCCAGCGGCATCCGCTCCGCCTACGCCACCATGTTTCTGAGAGTATACGGCTACTCCGACGTCCGCAGCCTGGTCCATGGAATAAGAGAGTGGGTGGCCACCGGCAACCAGATCGTCGCATGA
- a CDS encoding acetate uptake transporter, with the protein MTKTGASALAIEDVTKTGASVLANPAPLGLMGFGATTVLLNLHNANIISATSLGMIFAMGIFYGGLAQVIAGILEFRKGNTFGMTAFTSYGMFWIALVALLQFPNMGWAASVDSASMGFFLGVWGLFTAFMFVATLKKNLALQIVFGSLTVLFFLLAIADFTGSAMIKTIAGYEGILCGLSAIYLACAEIMNDAYGKKVLPV; encoded by the coding sequence ATGACAAAAACTGGCGCATCAGCGCTCGCGATAGAGGATGTTACTAAAACTGGCGCATCAGTGCTTGCGAACCCGGCCCCCCTCGGGCTGATGGGCTTCGGAGCGACCACTGTGCTGCTCAACCTGCACAACGCGAACATAATTTCCGCTACGAGCCTTGGCATGATCTTCGCCATGGGCATCTTCTACGGAGGCCTCGCCCAGGTCATCGCCGGCATCCTGGAGTTCAGGAAGGGCAACACCTTCGGCATGACGGCATTCACGTCCTACGGCATGTTCTGGATCGCGCTGGTCGCGCTCCTCCAGTTCCCCAACATGGGCTGGGCAGCCAGTGTCGATAGCGCCTCGATGGGATTCTTCCTCGGAGTCTGGGGCCTATTCACCGCGTTCATGTTCGTGGCCACCCTCAAGAAGAATCTGGCCCTGCAGATCGTCTTCGGCAGTCTGACCGTGCTATTCTTCCTGCTGGCCATCGCCGACTTCACGGGCAGCGCCATGATCAAGACCATTGCCGGATATGAGGGCATCCTCTGCGGCCTGTCAGCCATATACCTCGCCTGCGCCGAAATCATGAATGATGCATACGGGAAGAAAGTGTTGCCCGTGTGA
- a CDS encoding solute symporter family protein, with translation MDYSFKPIAFALFCLITLLALGLSAYAARGVRTAGHFYAAGGGVKWFVNGIAFSGDYLSAASFLGIAGMIAASGFDGFMYSIGFLAGWIVALFIVAEPLRKIGKYTFADALTSTFKNKYVRLTAAISTLVVSVFYLIPQMVGAGSIVQPLIGLPYELGVVIVGSLVIVIVATAGMVSTTWVQFIKGFLLLIAAGGLTIGVLIMAGQGPIDFISSILSSQSIQLPKGTTVTGEQFLSPGLKYTNPWDFASLALGLVLGTAALPHILIRYYTVPSPADARKSTVIAIIAIGIFYILTLFLGLGANYFGTFDPGNENLAAPLLAQYIGGEVFFALISSIAFATILGTVAGLIMAAAGAIAHDIYTEILGNKSDESKSLKVSKLTAIAVGVIAIALGILAKGQNVAFLVGLAFAIAASANLPAILSTLFWKRATDKGIIAGILTGLVSSIVLILISPTIMGSGAIFPLNNPGIVSIPLGFAVTVGVSLLDARRVADEITVKTAGS, from the coding sequence ATGGATTATAGTTTCAAGCCCATTGCGTTCGCACTATTCTGCCTCATCACGCTGCTGGCCCTGGGGCTTTCGGCTTACGCTGCCAGAGGCGTGAGGACTGCCGGCCACTTCTACGCGGCGGGCGGAGGAGTCAAGTGGTTTGTCAACGGCATCGCTTTCTCCGGGGACTACCTGAGCGCTGCCTCGTTCCTGGGCATAGCAGGAATGATCGCGGCGAGCGGGTTCGACGGCTTCATGTACAGCATCGGCTTCCTCGCGGGCTGGATCGTGGCCCTGTTCATCGTGGCGGAGCCGCTCAGGAAGATCGGGAAGTATACGTTCGCAGACGCGCTGACCAGCACCTTCAAAAACAAGTACGTCAGGCTCACTGCGGCCATCAGTACGCTGGTGGTCAGCGTGTTTTACCTCATTCCCCAGATGGTCGGCGCTGGCTCGATCGTACAGCCATTGATCGGCCTGCCCTACGAGCTAGGCGTAGTTATCGTGGGGAGTCTGGTTATCGTGATCGTGGCCACGGCCGGGATGGTATCCACCACCTGGGTCCAGTTCATCAAGGGCTTCCTGCTTTTGATCGCCGCCGGAGGTCTTACCATAGGAGTGCTTATAATGGCGGGCCAGGGCCCGATCGACTTCATCTCGTCGATACTGTCGAGCCAGTCGATCCAGCTCCCCAAAGGGACAACGGTGACTGGCGAGCAGTTCCTGTCCCCCGGCCTCAAGTACACCAACCCGTGGGACTTCGCCTCGCTGGCCCTCGGACTGGTGCTCGGAACTGCTGCGCTGCCCCACATCCTGATCCGGTACTACACGGTGCCGAGTCCCGCAGACGCCCGGAAGTCCACTGTAATCGCCATCATAGCCATCGGGATCTTCTATATCCTGACGCTGTTCCTGGGCCTCGGAGCGAACTACTTCGGGACTTTCGACCCCGGGAACGAGAATCTGGCCGCCCCTCTGCTGGCGCAATACATAGGCGGTGAGGTATTCTTCGCCCTCATATCGTCCATCGCGTTCGCCACCATCCTGGGAACTGTGGCAGGCCTGATCATGGCGGCCGCAGGAGCGATCGCTCACGACATATACACAGAGATACTGGGCAATAAATCGGATGAGTCGAAGAGCCTGAAGGTCTCGAAATTGACAGCGATCGCAGTGGGAGTCATCGCGATAGCTCTGGGTATCCTGGCCAAAGGACAGAACGTCGCCTTCCTGGTCGGGCTCGCTTTCGCCATAGCCGCCTCGGCTAACCTGCCGGCTATCCTGAGCACGCTCTTCTGGAAAAGGGCGACCGACAAGGGCATAATAGCGGGCATACTCACCGGACTGGTATCGTCGATCGTCCTGATCCTGATCAGCCCTACAATAATGGGCTCAGGGGCGATTTTCCCGCTGAACAACCCGGGAATCGTCAGCATTCCGCTGGGCTTTGCGGTGACAGTCGGCGTCTCGCTGCTCGATGCAAGGAGAGTTGCGGATGAGATAACCGTAAAAACTGCAGGATCATAA
- a CDS encoding universal stress protein, translating into MIEDDKTEESRISGTILLATDGSLPALAATIQAVELARARKAKLSVLNVREQGPVTGIEKMAENSALRRKPEVDGMEFARRLAGSQSVAAEFLTRDGPVVGEIIRTAADIKADMIIMGASDPRGISGLLLGNVAEAVVKQAHCSVVVIKPTEAEIQTALDILNGAGHKVPAIDISDITGSARFKVGLVLFGLYIAGYSAFTITGSFAKGLFSQGLLGLNVALVSGMVLIAAAILMAIGYSWYAGRMESETGGV; encoded by the coding sequence TTGATAGAGGATGACAAGACGGAGGAGTCCAGAATAAGCGGGACAATATTGCTGGCCACAGATGGCTCGCTCCCGGCGCTGGCTGCTACGATACAGGCAGTAGAACTGGCCAGAGCCAGGAAAGCAAAGCTCTCCGTGCTCAACGTCAGAGAGCAGGGACCGGTAACTGGCATCGAGAAGATGGCGGAAAACTCGGCCCTTCGCAGGAAGCCCGAAGTCGACGGCATGGAATTTGCCCGCAGGCTGGCTGGCAGCCAGAGCGTTGCCGCCGAGTTCCTGACCAGAGACGGGCCGGTGGTAGGAGAAATCATCCGGACTGCCGCGGACATCAAGGCAGACATGATCATAATGGGAGCTTCAGACCCCAGGGGTATCAGCGGATTACTTCTGGGGAACGTAGCGGAAGCAGTGGTGAAACAGGCCCACTGCTCAGTCGTGGTCATCAAGCCGACAGAAGCCGAAATCCAGACAGCCCTGGATATCCTCAACGGTGCCGGGCACAAGGTGCCGGCTATCGATATCTCCGACATAACCGGCTCTGCCAGATTTAAAGTCGGGCTCGTGCTTTTTGGCCTGTACATAGCAGGCTACTCGGCCTTCACCATCACGGGCAGCTTCGCCAAAGGCCTGTTCAGCCAGGGCTTGCTGGGGCTGAACGTCGCCCTGGTGTCAGGCATGGTTCTGATCGCCGCAGCCATCCTCATGGCCATCGGCTATAGCTGGTACGCGGGCAGGATGGAATCAGAAACCGGAGGGGTATAG
- a CDS encoding SPFH domain-containing protein — protein sequence MAIIGGDKKSVIGAATIAWEENEKRGNIMWKVPRNIRFNDNIVVREDEMAVFYRDGKALDYIDRPDRYALTSMNAPIVGRIVEFLSGVRQDAEVYYIQKRVFDGKFGSKQPYVFRDKDFGLVNLRVFGEFRYKVTGPMNFINQFVGTFSYTTSADVEERIKDQAVVVLYDVLGDAKNGGMGVADLAANLTNIEQAWLERSKAHFEPYGITMDKLSGLYITMPEEVQKAVDTRSSMGVLGTNYMQYQTGQAMREAAQNPSGGGAGAGVGVGAGIGMGYMMVDQMRQMGQQQQQPQQQPQQQAAAGTPCAKCGASVPQGAKFCPSCGAKQETAVCSKCGAALPPGAKFCPSCGQPAGGEQACPKCGTKVAAGSKFCPSCGNQLG from the coding sequence ATGGCAATCATAGGCGGAGATAAGAAGAGCGTCATCGGCGCTGCGACGATCGCCTGGGAAGAGAACGAGAAGCGCGGCAACATCATGTGGAAGGTGCCGCGGAACATCCGGTTCAACGACAACATCGTCGTCCGGGAGGACGAGATGGCGGTCTTCTACAGGGACGGCAAAGCCCTCGACTATATCGACCGGCCTGACCGGTATGCGCTGACATCCATGAACGCGCCCATCGTCGGCCGCATCGTGGAATTCCTGTCCGGCGTCAGGCAGGACGCGGAAGTATACTACATCCAGAAGCGGGTATTCGACGGCAAGTTCGGCAGCAAGCAACCATACGTATTCCGGGACAAGGACTTCGGGCTGGTCAACCTCCGGGTGTTCGGCGAGTTCAGGTACAAGGTCACCGGCCCCATGAACTTCATCAACCAGTTCGTCGGCACCTTCAGCTACACCACCTCGGCTGACGTGGAAGAGCGCATCAAGGACCAGGCGGTAGTCGTTTTATACGACGTGCTGGGCGACGCCAAGAACGGCGGCATGGGCGTGGCAGACCTCGCGGCCAACCTGACCAACATCGAGCAGGCGTGGCTGGAGCGGTCCAAGGCTCACTTCGAGCCTTACGGCATCACCATGGACAAACTCTCCGGACTGTACATCACCATGCCGGAGGAAGTCCAGAAGGCTGTTGATACCAGATCGTCCATGGGCGTGCTGGGCACTAACTATATGCAGTACCAGACCGGCCAGGCCATGCGCGAGGCAGCCCAGAACCCTTCGGGCGGCGGCGCTGGAGCAGGCGTCGGAGTCGGCGCAGGCATCGGCATGGGCTATATGATGGTCGACCAGATGCGCCAGATGGGCCAGCAGCAACAACAGCCCCAGCAGCAGCCCCAGCAACAGGCTGCCGCCGGCACTCCTTGCGCGAAGTGCGGCGCCAGCGTCCCGCAGGGAGCGAAGTTCTGTCCGTCCTGCGGTGCGAAGCAGGAGACCGCCGTCTGCAGCAAGTGCGGGGCAGCGCTGCCTCCCGGTGCGAAGTTCTGTCCGTCCTGCGGCCAGCCCGCCGGTGGGGAGCAGGCCTGCCCCAAATGCGGCACTAAAGTCGCTGCCGGCAGCAAGTTCTGCCCCAGCTGCGGAAATCAGCTAGGGTGA
- a CDS encoding zinc ribbon domain-containing protein: protein MAEIRCTRCGAPIPFDSGVKFVKCSHCGTQLYIDKSGAGFFYIMPFFIQRNDAEGIFKRWTAGAKMARDLEQTAKITDFRQLYFPVYLFRRNISGQEKVFVEPAKSTTMPGLHSLKVPAGDLKIFDESYSTGGVELVKPDIEMTAYLSSLEGTPLEQALVFFPIWAIQYEYRGTKYPAVIDGSSGEVYTGQFPTRKAAPYLLIAAAAFGIFFLEGLAGFILSMGAGDSAIFVWIIILLVALFTIPFVTAAAYVVVRRF, encoded by the coding sequence ATGGCAGAGATCAGGTGCACCCGGTGCGGTGCACCCATACCTTTCGACTCCGGCGTCAAGTTCGTCAAGTGCAGCCACTGCGGTACGCAGCTGTACATCGACAAAAGCGGCGCTGGCTTCTTCTACATCATGCCCTTCTTCATTCAGCGGAACGACGCAGAGGGCATCTTCAAGCGGTGGACTGCAGGGGCCAAAATGGCCAGGGACCTGGAACAGACAGCGAAGATCACCGACTTCAGGCAGCTATACTTCCCGGTCTACCTATTCAGGCGGAACATCTCCGGCCAGGAAAAAGTGTTCGTCGAGCCGGCCAAATCCACGACCATGCCCGGGCTCCACTCCCTGAAAGTTCCCGCCGGCGATCTAAAAATATTCGACGAGAGCTACAGCACCGGCGGTGTCGAGCTGGTCAAGCCGGACATCGAGATGACGGCTTACCTGTCAAGCCTGGAGGGCACTCCGCTCGAGCAGGCGCTGGTCTTCTTCCCGATCTGGGCTATCCAGTACGAGTACAGGGGTACTAAGTACCCTGCCGTCATCGACGGCTCGTCCGGGGAAGTCTATACCGGCCAGTTCCCGACCAGGAAAGCGGCGCCCTACCTGCTCATCGCTGCCGCGGCTTTCGGCATCTTCTTCCTGGAAGGGCTCGCCGGTTTCATCTTATCCATGGGCGCGGGAGATTCGGCTATATTCGTATGGATCATCATCCTGCTGGTCGCGCTCTTCACCATCCCGTTCGTCACAGCAGCCGCATACGTCGTAGTCAGGAGGTTCTAA